In Rana temporaria chromosome 3, aRanTem1.1, whole genome shotgun sequence, a single window of DNA contains:
- the LOC120930963 gene encoding olfactory receptor 10A7-like, producing the protein MCKENQTEVTEFLLLGFQGLYEVKILFFIVFFLVYIVILNGNILIIILVGTFDHLKIPMFVFLQHLAAADVLLTTTVIPLMLNIIILDEKIMSVRGCIAQMYFIFIFGFVQCFFIAIMSYDRCLAICNPMHYTSIMRPHICLRMIEGSWILVVFISTEIILVGQLRFCGLNNIDHFFCDFGPTVELATSDTSLLLQIDFGISILMVFFPFAFTVITYFTILLTILNMSSKSGKKKAFSTCSSHLATVCAYYGTLMTVSLNSAIETSSTLNKFSSLLYIVVTPLINPIIYSLRNHEIKRTIRKLFGHFRANI; encoded by the coding sequence ATGTGTAAGGAGAATCAAACTGAAGTCACAGAATTCCTACTTCTTGGATTCCAAGGTTTATATGAAGTGAAAATTCTGTTCTTCATAGTGTTCTTCTTAGTCTATATTGTCATACTAAATGGAAATATCCTCATTATTATCTTGGTGGGCACTTTTGATCATCTCAAGATTCCGATGTTTGTCTTTCTTCAACATTTAGCTGCTGCAGATGTTCTATTGACCACCACTGTTATACCACTGATGTTAAATATCATCATACTGGATGAAAAGATCATGTCTGTCCGAGGCTGCATtgcgcaaatgtattttatttttatttttgggtttgtGCAGTGTTTCTTCATTGCTATAATGTCATACGACCGTTGTCTAGCTATTTGTAATCCAATGCATTATACTTCGATAATGAGACCTCATATTTGCCTTCGTATGATTGAAGGATCCTGGATTTTGGTCGTTTTTATATCAACTGAGATTATTTTAGTAGGTCAGTTGCGTTTCTGTGGACTAAATAACATTGACCATTTCTTCTGTGATTTTGGGCCCACTGTAGAATTAGCCACTTCAGACACCTCCCTTTTGTTGCAGATTGACTTTGGTATTTCCATTTTAATGGTCTTCTTTCCTTTTGCTTTTACTGTCATAACGTACTTTACTATTTTGCTTACCATTCTGAACATGTCCTCCAAAAGTGGAAAGAAGAAAGCATTTTCCACTTGTAGCTCTCACCTGGCCACTGTATGTGCATACTATGGGACGTTGATGacagtgtctttgaattcagccatcGAGACCTCGTCAACCTTGAACAAATTTAGTTCGCTTTTGTATATTGTCGTGACCCCGCTAATAAATCCCATAATTTACAGCCTGAGGAACCATGAGATCAAAAGAACCATAAGAAAATTATTTGGACATTTTAGGGCAAATATTTAA